CGCTTCTTGCCTAGAAAACCAGTGAGTAAAGCCCGTAGATCGGGCAATGGAGCTGCCGAGCTGGGCCAGCCGCTGGGCCCCTCAAACACGGTGCGGTAGCGGAATACATCCACAAATACGTCGGCCTGCCGTTCTTCCAACGCCGTAGGCTGGCCTGCCAACGAAACCCCAACGTAGAGCCCGACATTGAAAAACCAGCTCCAGAAGAGCCCGTGCGACAGGTAATCTAGGTCGCTGAGACCGAATAGTGCGAACGGCCGCAGCCAGCTTTGACCAAATAAACCATCGGTCAGCAAGCTTTCCGGCAGCAGTCCCGGCCCTACCATCGTGGGCATGACCAGGGTAAAAAACCACACAAAAAAGCCCCCCAAAATGCCCGCTGTTGCGCCCTGATGGGTGCCGCCTTTCCAGTACAAGCTTCCGAGCACTACGGGCAGAAACTGCGCTACCGCCGCAAACGAAACCAGCCCAATATTCACCAGCGGCAGCAAATGCCCCACAAAACTATAATAGCCAAAGGCCAGCAGCAATACCAGCACCACCGCCAGCCGCCGGCTTTGCAGCGCCACCTGACTTAGGTAAGCAAACCAATGCGTGCGCACCTCGGAGCGGGCAGCGGGCACGCGCACCAGCAACGGCATAAGCAAGTTATTGCTCATCATCACGCTCAAGGCAATGGTTTCGACGATAATCATGCTGCTGGCTGCCGACAAGCCACCCAAATAGGTGAGCATAGCCAACCATCGCTGGCCCGCATTCAGCGGCAGAGCCAGCACGAACGTATCGGCGTCGAGGCCCCGGCCACCGTAGAGTAATACGCCGCCAAAAGCAATGGGCAGCACAAACAGATTGATAACAATGAGGTAGAGCGGAAACAGCCACATGGCTTTGCGCAGGTGGTCCTCATTCACGTTTTCGACTACGGACACCTGGAACTGGCGGGGTAGCAGGAGAATAGCTGACACACTGAGCACGAGCAGCGTAAGCCACTGCGTAGCACTGGTGCCGGCCCCGCCCAGCGTAAATAGTCGGTTGAGGGCAGGCTCGGCGGCAGCTTTCTCAAACACATCGCCGAATCCATCGAACAGCCCGAACGTCACAAACAACCCCACGCCCAGAAAGGCGATAAGCTTCACTAAACTCTCTACGGCTACGGCCAGCACCATGCCCTCGTGGCGCTCAGTGGCTTCCACCGAGCGTACACCAAAAATGATAGTGAAAAAAGCCAGCGCTACCGTGGTGTACAGAGCTGAGCTTGCAGCTTCCCCTCCCTCGGCCACAATGGACGTGGCCGCCCCTCCACGGGTCATGATATTAAATGATGCGGCTATAGCCTTGATTTGCAGCGATATATAAGGAATTATCCCCAGCACGCACACTACCGTTACGAGGGCACCCAACGAAGCACTTTTGCCGTAGCGGGCCGATATAAAATCGGCGATGGACGTGAGGCGTTGCAACCGGCAGATGCGAATAATCTTACGCAATACCAGCCACCAGGCCGGCGCCAACAACGTAGGGCCCAGGTAGATGACTACAAACTCCAGCCCGTGACTAGCGGCGTGGCCCACACTGCCGTAATACGTCCAGGCGGTGCAGTACACGGCCATACTTAAGGCGTACACATACGGGTTGCTCACCAGCGAACGGCGTTCGGCGGAGCGGCGCTCCGCCGCGTAGGCCACGCCAAACAGCAAAGCCAGATAGCCGAAAGAGAAGCCGATAATGAGCAGCTGATTCATGTGAATCCCAGATAAAACTGGTTTTGTGAAGCAAAAAGTAGCGGTTGTACTTCTGGATAAAGCGTCAGTTTTTGACTTTGCGAACCAGCCAACCTGTGAGCATAACCAGCACTATCCAGGCCAGCAGCACATAGAGGTACAGCACCGGAATGCCCCCCACCCGACCATTATGATCAAATACTGCTAGCAACGGGTAATTGAGCAGCACGGCAAACAGCAAACCCAGGAACAGCAGACGCTGCCCGCGACGATGCTCAGCTTGCTCCTGTGGCGACATGGAAGCCATAGTAGGCAGTTACTTTCGGGATAATACGCTGTGTCAGACAATCACAGATGGACAGCAATAGGATGCGCGTAGAATGTACGCATTCGCTGCTAAAAGCCCCCCAGACGCCAGTTAGGTCTTCACACATAACCTAAAAAGTCCGCCGTGCCACCGGCCCGACGGACTTTTACAAGTTAACAGTGCTGGGCGGCCTGTTATAGATTCTTTAGTGTGTGCTACCAGATCCCTCCTCCATGAGGCGCACGTTGCGCACATCCTTCATGAGCGCCTGGCCAATAAACCAGCAGATGAGGGCAATACTAACTGGGTAAATCAGGCCAGCAAAGCTGCTGTACTCTTTCCAGAGTGTACCCTCAGGCTTACTAGCGGCCCAAAGCGTGAGCGCCGTAGCGATGAAAGGCACAAAGCCACCAAATACACCGTTGCCAATATGATAAGGCAAGGAAAGTGAAGTATAGCGCACCTTGGTGGGGAACAACTCGACCAAGTAAGCCGCAATCGGACCATAGGCCATTGTCACGAATAGCACGAGGCAGAATGTCAGGGCGGTCATAGCCATCAAGTTGGGGCTGAGCGCCTTCATCACGGCCGGAATGGCTTTCCCAGTGGCATCTACGGTAGCAGCCGTCACTTCCGTGAGGGGGCCGGCAAAGGCTTTAAGACCGTAGAAAATCGGAATGGTGAATAAAGCGCCGCACAGCAGTCCCATCATGATGATTTTCTTACGGCCGATGCGGTCGGAAAGGCTTCCAAAATACACGAAGAATGGCGTAGCGAGCAGCAAGGCCGCGCACAGCACAATACTGGCGTCTACTAGGTCAAGCTTCAACACGTTTTGCATGAAGGAATAGGCGTAGAATTGGCCCGTGTACCATACTACACCTTGGCCCATGGTAGCGCCAAACAGCGAAATGAGCACCAGACGGCGATTTACGGGGTTCACGAACGACTCACGTAAGGGGCTCTTACTAGTTTTGCCTTCGGCTTTGGCCTTCGCAAAAAGCGGCGACTCGTGGAGCTTGCGGCGGATGTAGTAAGAGGCAATTACCAAGGCACCGGAGAGGAGAAACGGAATGCGCCACCCCCACTCTTTGAATGCTTCTTCGCCCAAGCTCTTGCGGGTAATGATAATAACCAGAATGCTCAAAAACAGACCCGCGGTGGCCGTAATCTGGATGAAAGAAGTGAAGTAGCCCCGCCGGTTATCGGGCGAGTGCTCGGCCACATAGGTGGTAGCACCGCCATATTCGCCCCCAGAGCCAAACCTTGCAGCAAGCGCAGCAACGTAACAATAATAGGGGCGGCAACCCCGATCTTGTCGTAGCTCGGAATGAGACCGGTGATGAATGTGGCGCCCCCATGATCAGCAGCGTGAGCAGGAAGGTGTACTTCCGGCCAATCATATCACCAATACGCCCGAAGAATACTGCCCCGAAAGGGCGCACAATAAAGCCTGCTCCAAACACAGCCAGCGTACCCAGAATGGTATCCTCAATCTTACCCGTAGTGCCAAACAGCACCGGGCCGATAATGGCGGCTAGAGAACCGAAAATGTAGAAATCGTACCATTCGATGACGGTGCCTACGGAGGAGGCCGTAATAACCTGCCAGATTTTACTTTCCGATACCGCGTTGTTATCGTGTTCTACAGGCGCATCCGCGACAGCGCCATAGCCGGGATTTACAGTATTTTCCATGCCGATGGGAGTTTTTTATGTTGTGGAGTATGGGGAGGAGTTTTAAGGGCAAGCGCGTGCCGGCCAAGCACCAGGGCAAACCGAGTATTACAAGGATACCTGGGTCTGGAGCGTAATTTCAGGGCGATAATTCAGGTTGTTGATGTCGGTAAAGTCGGGGCGGGCGCGGTAGTTGAGCGTGAACTTGGCATTGTGGCCGTCGATGTAAAAATTGGCCCCCGCATCGAAAATATTGACGTTCCGGGTTTCTCCGTTGTTGCGGCGCAGGCCCTCATAGTTGGCCAGTAAGTGCGAGGCATAAGGCTGCACGCGCAGTTTAGGGCCAAGCAGGCTTTTGGGCAGCAGATAGCCAGCTTGCAGGTAGCCTACATTGCCGGTGCCAGAGTGGGGCACGGCATTGCCACGGCGAGCATCGGTGCCGTAGCCAGGATTAGAAGCTCCAATAAACCGCACATGGTTGGGGCCCATGTTATAGTTGTAGTATACCCCGTAAAGGGTGAAAGCAGTGCCGGTTTCCTTGTTGATGGGGGTATCAAAAAACACATCAGCCGAGAACAGGGCAATATCGCTTTTAGTCGTTTGAATGCTATTAGGATCGGCAATCTGGGCGCCATTTACGATGCTGCTCGTGGGGCGCGATACCATGCCATCATTGTTGTAAAAGAAGCCTGCCCCAATGTTAAATACCCGCTTGGTGCCTAGGTAGGTACCCACGTTGAAAGGCAACAGGTTGGCTTCCTGCTCCAGAAACTCATAGCTAAAATAGCCCTGGTAAACATGGTCGGTACCTTGGGGATTGTACTGGGCGGTGTTGGTGCCGGTATTCACGGCAGTAGCGCCCGTACCTACTGTTGTGCCCAAGCCAAGCGGTGTGCTGAGTGCGCCGGTTTGGTTTGTCAGGAACGACTCGTTCACCGAAAGTACATAGTCGAGCTTACCAATTCGACCCTTGCCATATACCCCAATGCCCCGCACAAATTGATCAATGGCTTCAATCACTGGCCAGTTGGTGAGCGGCGCATCCAGCGTGAGGTAATTGATGGTACTGGAGCGCGTCATGCGCGACAGGCCATTCTGGTAGTGCATGCCGGCCCCCAGATTGAGGTATTTGTTCACCTTATACTCTACTACCGCCTCGTGCACAAATAGCTGCGGTTTTTTACCGTCGGTAGCCGGGGCCACGCCGCCGCTCACGGCTGTTTGGTTGTTGATACCGATGTGGGTGTAGACCAAAAACCGCGGATTCAGCTGCGACAGCACGATAAAGCGTGAGCGGCGAAGAGCAAAGTCAATCTGGTCGCTCTGGGGCTTGTTGGGCGCGCGCAGGGTGCCGGTGTTATTCTCCGTGTAGCGCGTCCAGACTTGGTGCCATGTGATAAAACGCAGGTACTTAGAGCCATCAGGCGATAAGGGCACTTTCATGCCGGCCCCGTAAGGCACAGATTCTGTGGCCGTGGGGGTAGGTGGAGCGGGTGCCGGCGCTGCTGGCGGTGGGGCGGGTTGTCCTCCGACGGGTGGGGGCTGCACCTGAGCTGAAGCTCCAGCGGCGGATAATAGGGCACTGATGGCCAACGCGTAACGGGCGGTTCGCATAGGATCTTGGATGGGTAAGAAGTGTGGGAACATCTACCCGAAACCAGAGCGATTCTCCGGTTCGGCCCAACCAAGTAGGAAAATCCTTGCAGCGAAAGCACACCCTTGCTATACTTCCGCTAACTACTATAGCTTTATACGCTTTTGAACCGCTCCCAGCGGATCATCATATACTTATCACCCAGTTCCGTAACCACTAGCCCCGCTCCTTTCAGCTGCTGCGGATCCTGAAAAAACTCTGCCAGCTCCTTCTGATTCAATATTTTATACGTCGGGTGATAATCGGTCTGGCGGGGGCTTTTACACCGTATTTTTTCACCCAGTTCATCACGCTCACGTGGCTTACACCCAGCAGGCGCTCTATCTCACGGTAGCTGACGCCCTCCACGTACAGTTGAAGCGCTTTTATAACGTAGTACGAATTGATTTCTCGGCCCACCTTAGCCACCGAAAAATGGTAGCCACAGTTCTTGCACTTATAACGCTGTCTGCCACCTACAACGCCACTTTTTGTTGCTTCGGTGGTATCGCACTTGGGACAGGAAGGCTTAGTCATGGGGGGCAATTTTCGAGTGTAAAGCTTTTGAGCTATACCTATTTAGTAAAGATATAGCAGATTAGCTAATTATATAAAAACAGACCTATTCCGGCATATCCGAAATCTGCTCGCAACCGACTCATAACCAGCAAAGCATCATGAAGCAGGGTAGTACTCACGCCTTAAGCAGCGCCGCCAACACGGCATCTACGGCCAAGCTCAGGCGACGAAGATCGAGACGGTCCAGAGTATCGGTAGGCTCGTGGTAATGCTTATTCCGGTAGAACGCGGTGTCAGTGACCAGCACGGCAGAGTAGCCAAACTGCCAGTAGTTGAGGTGGTCAGAAAAATCGATGCCGGGTAGCCAAGCCGGAGCTTTAAACCGCTTGACAGGCAAAGCGGCTTCCTGGCGACATCGCCGCGCAAACTGCCGCCCAAAGCTTCCATTTCCGAATTTCTGGGCTACGGTGAGGTAATTGCCGCGGGTGCCATAGATAAGCCTCAACAGGCCGACAGGGTAATCTTGGGAGCCTTTGCGGTCGTCGTAGTAGCCAAGGGTTTCCAGTGCCACCATCCCGCGTACGGTCACACCCAGATCGTGCAGTGATTTGGCGTGGACATAGCTACCCATGTTTTTGGTGCGGAAAAAGGGCGGCTCCTCCAGGGTATACGCTACCAAATCAACGCGATAGGAAAGCTGCGGCTGCTGACCCAACAGGCGCGCCAGCTCCAATAGCGCAGCTACGCCGGAGCCGTTGTCGTCGGCGCCGGGCTGGTCGCCGAACACATCGTAGTGGGCACCCACAATCACGCGCGGGCCATCAACAGGGCCAAAGGAGCCGATGACGTTGCGGTAAATTTGCCCCCCGACTTCATAGGGCTGGTCGCTGAGGCGAGCCCCGGCACTGTGCAACTGTTGGTTGATATAAGCGGCCACGGTATCGAGCACCGCTACCTGCTGATAATTGCGCGGTTGGGGTGTAGCCGTTAAGTATGTCAGGTGCTGGCGCAGGCGTACGGAGTCGGCGGTATCGAAGCCACTGGCGTACAATGTGCTCAACAATAAATAAGTGAGCAAAGACAATCGTAAATGCATAAACTGCGCAGGTATTAGCTAAACTTTATTCGTTGTGAAGTTATCTATTAGCCGCTCCGCATTGCGGACAACCGGCTTATTTCTAGCAGTCCTTCTTTACTTGCACACCGAGATTAGCGAGCCACTGCTGTTCATACTTCAAGTGCCTATATCAGCAGGACTCTTATTAATCTACGTTATCCTCTGGGGATTTGGGTCTGGCGAAGTGGCGCGCATGTGGCGCCATTATTTAGGCCCAGCTCTCGTAGCTTTTTTGCTCAGCCTTCCTTTGATGCTGCCTATTTACAGGTGGCAGAACACCATAACTAAGCGAAGGGCTGACACAATCATTCATCAGGTATATGCCTACCAAAAACAGTATGGGTGCTACCCCAATTCGCTGGCACAGCTGGTGCCGCGGCATTTAGATAAGATTCCCTCTACAGCTCAAGGATTATTATACACTCGACCTTTTACCTACACCATTTCAGCAGCAAACCCTCCTCTAAATCACAATTTCTGGCTAGGATATTATTCAGGTGCTCTTGTTCAAGTTACCTATAATAGCAAAACCAAACAATGGCATTCCGAAGATTGATTGTGGTATTTACCAACCAAAATCTCTACCCTTTCAGAACCAATCGAGCCTTCTCGGGTGCTACACCAATGGTGGCAATGGCCCCGGCATTGAACTGCAAAAAGTCGCTTTCCACGCCGTCGGAGAAGATAACGCCATTGGTGGGCATGAAGGATTCAACCATTAGCGGAGCTGCCTCATGAAGAATCCCAGCTACGAGGCTCGATTGAGTCCGCTTACTTTGAAATGCCTCTCGCACCACAAATAGCAGTTCCTTATCACCTAAGGCTGGCGGCGACGAGCGTTTTTGATCAGAATCCACAAAGCGCGTCATGCCGGTGGTCATATTGAAAATCGAGCTAAGCCAACCCGTGGAGCCCGATTTAGTTGACACAATTATGCCTGAGGAGGAATGATTTTCTTCTGCTCCTTGGTAAGCTATGCGGTAGCGTGCTGACACATGCGAGGCAGCCCCGATAAATAAGTCGTTGAATGCCAGCAGTCGTTGCCCATCGTTTAGGCGCGCCTCCGCCAGCGATGCTTCCCGCACCCGAAACTGGCTGGACATTACTCGCTCCACGGCGGGCATAAAATCCTGGGGAGTAAAGGGCAGCAACACACCGTCGTAACGCTCCTGATCAGGGTTTATGGCGATGATGGGGATGCCGTCGACGTATTTGGCGGTATTAGCTACTAGCCCATCTTGGCCGACCACCACTACCACTTGCTTCTTATTAAAAAGAAAGGAAGGTAGGTAGGTACGCTCGACAATCTTATTCTTGATAACCGACGACAACTGACGCTGCACCAGCGCAAACGACTCCTGAAAACGGTCATTTTCACTCTCGTATTCCTCAAATTGCCCCCCAAGGCTCGCGATATAGAATTTAGCCTGAGCCTTGGTATTGAACCGCTCAATGAGCAGTTCCAGACGCGTTTTGTTTCTAACCAGAATAGCGTAATCAAAGCTCATCGCCGGCCTTCGGGTTTGTCGGTCAGGATGGAATCCAACAAGTCCGGCGAGATATTCAGATTGCCGATTTTGCCGGCATTCTCGGCCAATTCGCGGAAGGCCAGGGCAATGTTGAACTTCGGGTCGGGATTGTTGCTCAGGGCTACCAGCAGCTTCCAATCCATCTCTTTGTAGGGGCGCAGGGTGGTTTCGAGCACGTAGCCGCGGGTTTCGGCCTCCTTGCGCTGGTTTTCCGCATTTTGCGCGATGAGCAGCTTACGTTGCTCTTCAACTGAAATATCAGCCTGCACTTTCATTTCGCGCAACTTGCGGTTGCTTTCGGCCTTCTGCATTTCGCCTTCAATCTTCTTTTCGGCAATCTGCTTGTTCTTCTCCTCTACTGCTATTTCGGTATTCAGCTCACTTTCCCGGATTTTGCGCTCTTGTTCTACGGCAAAGTTGCGCCGCTCAAAAATCGCCTGATCGGCTTCCTGCTGGAGCTTTTCGCGAGTTTCTGTTTCCAGTGCCCGCCCCATTTCTGGGGTTGCCTTCACCGCCAAGATGTTAATGCTCAGCACTTCTATTCCTAGCAGCAGAATAGCTTTAGAAGCTGCCAGTCCTTCCAGTATGTTTACCTCAATGGCCTTGGCCGCACGCATGGCATCTTTCAGGCCTAAGCTGTGCACAAACGTGGCCGTCGCGGTCTGAGCCTCATTGATGATGCGCTGGTGCAGCTTTTCTAGGTCGTTCTTCTTGTACACGCCTCGGCTATCCACGGTGAAGTCGAGTACTTCGGCTAGCTGTTTTGGGCTGCCCGTTTTATATGTGATTTGCCCCTGGATAGAAACCGTCTGGTAATCGTGGGTAGTCTCGTTGAAAATAAAGGGCAAGTCATTGCTACCCATCGGAATAGCTACGACAGAGCTATTCGGGGCAAAATAATAAAAGGATAAGCCCCG
The window above is part of the Hymenobacter radiodurans genome. Proteins encoded here:
- a CDS encoding sensor histidine kinase yields the protein MNQLLIIGFSFGYLALLFGVAYAAERRSAERRSLVSNPYVYALSMAVYCTAWTYYGSVGHAASHGLEFVVIYLGPTLLAPAWWLVLRKIIRICRLQRLTSIADFISARYGKSASLGALVTVVCVLGIIPYISLQIKAIAASFNIMTRGGAATSIVAEGGEAASSALYTTVALAFFTIIFGVRSVEATERHEGMVLAVAVESLVKLIAFLGVGLFVTFGLFDGFGDVFEKAAAEPALNRLFTLGGAGTSATQWLTLLVLSVSAILLLPRQFQVSVVENVNEDHLRKAMWLFPLYLIVINLFVLPIAFGGVLLYGGRGLDADTFVLALPLNAGQRWLAMLTYLGGLSAASSMIIVETIALSVMMSNNLLMPLLVRVPAARSEVRTHWFAYLSQVALQSRRLAVVLVLLLAFGYYSFVGHLLPLVNIGLVSFAAVAQFLPVVLGSLYWKGGTHQGATAGILGGFFVWFFTLVMPTMVGPGLLPESLLTDGLFGQSWLRPFALFGLSDLDYLSHGLFWSWFFNVGLYVGVSLAGQPTALEERQADVFVDVFRYRTVFEGPSGWPSSAAPLPDLRALLTGFLGKKRTAQALHAFAERFPDADNQLAETIAPQADPRLVAYAEKLLAGSIGPASARLLLSSAVGVEEISFDNVVGILKESQQVLEANRQLQKQSRQLQRLTDDLRDAYTQLQELDMRKDEFLYTVTHELRTPLTSIRALSEILSDNPEIEEEERLRFLHTITRESERLSRLITLVLDLEKYESGKATLDYAPVDVAEIINDAIESVGQLIRDKHIQLNIVVPPNLPLLTGDRDRLMQVLVNLLSNAVKTCRADGGGQISVLTEIAGEALRISVLDNGKGIDPAYHELIFDKFFQAKNQTTRKPEGSGLGLAITKKIVELHAGRIWVESEPDHGARFSIELPVSANTNEPQHTAAGAQT
- a CDS encoding MFS transporter is translated as MHHRSHSELRQDRGCRPYYCYVAALAARFGSGGEYGGATTYVAEHSPDNRRGYFTSFIQITATAGLFLSILVIIITRKSLGEEAFKEWGWRIPFLLSGALVIASYYIRRKLHESPLFAKAKAEGKTSKSPLRESFVNPVNRRLVLISLFGATMGQGVVWYTGQFYAYSFMQNVLKLDLVDASIVLCAALLLATPFFVYFGSLSDRIGRKKIIMMGLLCGALFTIPIFYGLKAFAGPLTEVTAATVDATGKAIPAVMKALSPNLMAMTALTFCLVLFVTMAYGPIAAYLVELFPTKVRYTSLSLPYHIGNGVFGGFVPFIATALTLWAASKPEGTLWKEYSSFAGLIYPVSIALICWFIGQALMKDVRNVRLMEEGSGSTH
- a CDS encoding IS1/IS1595 family N-terminal zinc-binding domain-containing protein, whose translation is MTKPSCPKCDTTEATKSGVVGGRQRYKCKNCGYHFSVAKVGREINSYYVIKALQLYVEGVSYREIERLLGVSHVSVMNWVKKYGVKAPARPIITRRIKY
- a CDS encoding M28 family peptidase, which encodes MHLRLSLLTYLLLSTLYASGFDTADSVRLRQHLTYLTATPQPRNYQQVAVLDTVAAYINQQLHSAGARLSDQPYEVGGQIYRNVIGSFGPVDGPRVIVGAHYDVFGDQPGADDNGSGVAALLELARLLGQQPQLSYRVDLVAYTLEEPPFFRTKNMGSYVHAKSLHDLGVTVRGMVALETLGYYDDRKGSQDYPVGLLRLIYGTRGNYLTVAQKFGNGSFGRQFARRCRQEAALPVKRFKAPAWLPGIDFSDHLNYWQFGYSAVLVTDTAFYRNKHYHEPTDTLDRLDLRRLSLAVDAVLAALLKA
- a CDS encoding NAD(+)/NADH kinase, with translation MSFDYAILVRNKTRLELLIERFNTKAQAKFYIASLGGQFEEYESENDRFQESFALVQRQLSSVIKNKIVERTYLPSFLFNKKQVVVVVGQDGLVANTAKYVDGIPIIAINPDQERYDGVLLPFTPQDFMPAVERVMSSQFRVREASLAEARLNDGQRLLAFNDLFIGAASHVSARYRIAYQGAEENHSSSGIIVSTKSGSTGWLSSIFNMTTGMTRFVDSDQKRSSPPALGDKELLFVVREAFQSKRTQSSLVAGILHEAAPLMVESFMPTNGVIFSDGVESDFLQFNAGAIATIGVAPEKARLVLKG
- a CDS encoding SPFH domain-containing protein — its product is MFGINHIQFDSMTYAIHYKNGRIAREGRGLSFYYFAPNSSVVAIPMGSNDLPFIFNETTHDYQTVSIQGQITYKTGSPKQLAEVLDFTVDSRGVYKKNDLEKLHQRIINEAQTATATFVHSLGLKDAMRAAKAIEVNILEGLAASKAILLLGIEVLSINILAVKATPEMGRALETETREKLQQEADQAIFERRNFAVEQERKIRESELNTEIAVEEKNKQIAEKKIEGEMQKAESNRKLREMKVQADISVEEQRKLLIAQNAENQRKEAETRGYVLETTLRPYKEMDWKLLVALSNNPDPKFNIALAFRELAENAGKIGNLNISPDLLDSILTDKPEGRR